AGGATTTCCTCCTCGGGCGCAGGGAATCCTCAgccattaggacccaggtctcccacCGCCCAGCCCCGCGCTCTCCCCACTCGGCCACCCCGAGCCCCCGGGACGGCatcggggcggccccggcccccgccggcccccgccgctcACCCAGATATCCCCCTCCACCTTGCGGATGACCGTCATCTGCCGGTTGCCGTGGGTTACGTCTGTGTACACGGGCACGTTGTGCATCCGGGAGCGTCGAATGAAGTAAGGGAGGTCGGGGGGCGGGTCTGTGACGGAGGAAGGACACGCACGCAGACACGCCCGCCGTTAGCCAGctccccgagcccccccccccccccggttgacCCCGGTAGGACCTACCAGTAGGACCCCCAGTAGgacctactgagaagcagcgtggctcagtggcacgggctttggagtcagaggtcatgagttcgaatcccagctctgccacttgtcagccgtgtgactgtgggcaagtcacaacttctctgggcctgttacctcatctgtaaaatggggatgaagactgtgagccccacgtgggacaacctgattcccctatgtctaccccagcgcttagaacggtgctccgcacagagtaagcgcttaacaaataccaacattattattatcaccagtcTCTTTCGTGCAgtgctgttccccctccccccttgctccTTCCCCATCTCGGGGGGGATAAGAAACGGGGCGCTCAGGCTCTCTGATGCACCGGACGGTCTTGGGGCCCAAGCCTGCACGCACAAAGCCCCGCcggcctcagtctccctcccttGGGGCCCAAGCGGTCCGGGGAGACCCGGGAAAAGGAGCATCGTGTCCGGTTTGCAGGTGGtggggcccctcctccccgcctacgGTCAGGGTTCACGagacaggggatgtgggttctaatcccggcgccgccgcttgtctgctgtgtgaccttgggcaagtcgcttcacttctctgtaccccagttacctcatctgtaaaatggggatgaataataataacgttggagtcggttaggcgcttactatgtgctgagcactgttctaagcgctgggggagatacaaggtaatcaggctgtcccacgtgaggcgctcagttaatccccattttccagatgaggtcactgaggcaccgagaagcgaagtgacttgcccacagtcacccagctggcaagtggcagagcggggattcgaacccatgacctctgactccccagcccgccctctttccagtgaggcacgctgcttctctgtggctcagtggaaaggcagagtgaaagattaagactgagcccgacGTGagacaacctaccttgtatccatcccaacgctgaCAAAagcgcttgacccatagtaagcgctgaacaaataccctaattatgatTGTTACTCACCCTACCTCCGTCTTGcatactgtactttgccaagcgtttggtacagtgctctgcacacagtaaatgcttaataaataggatcgaatggatgaatgcatctcaccgctgacccccttgcccaaaccctccctcctccatgttTGAGggccactctccccgccttcaaatcgttattattaagggccatcgagtcgcttccgattcacagcgactccacggatggaccctctccagaacgtcccgtcctccgcCGTGATCCGCAACCTTtccaacggttcttccgttatcgctgtCACGGCCTCTATCCGTCTCGCTGCCGGGCTTCTCCCTGGACTTCTCCCAGCacgagtgtcttctccagagaatcggtCCTCCCGATGACGTGGCCCAAACATGCTCACCTAAGCCGAGTCACCTGACCTTCCAAACGCCTCtttgggtttaatttgctccaggATCCGTGTTTGGTTTTCGGGCAGGGCGTGATGAGCTCCCggaaaaaatcacacctcccccaaaAAACAACCTTCCTCCCgctctgccctcatttccccttctctagCTCTCGTTCCGGCATAGCTAACGCGCTCCAGTcgcttggtacggtgttctgcacaaggtgagcgctcaataaatacgaatgaacgactCTGCCTCCTTTAAGCCCTCGATGTCGAGCCCACGCTCAGCCCTACCCTTCTGTGTCCTCCCGGTTTTGGATTTACACCTCttattcacccccttcctcagacccacggcacctatgtggcatttatttagccccCTCTACACTAACCggcttgttggggggaggggaacccgtcaaccaactctgttattggactctcccgagagcccaggacagtgctctgcgcacagtaatggctcgataaacacgaccgaatgaataaccgttaagtgcttacgatacgccgggcaccgtactaagcgccgaggtggagccaaggtaatccggttggacacagagtccctgtcccgcagggggctcacggtcttaacccccattttgcagatgaaggcaatgaggcacagagaagtcaaatgacttcattctttcaatcgtatttactgagcgcttgccctgtgcggagcaccgtactaagcgctcggaacggtcaattcggcaacagagcgagacgatccctgcccaacgacgggctcacagtccacactagactcgcccaaggtcccacagcagagtcgtcgtgggagccgggattagaacccaggttctgatgCATGAGCGAGTGGCAAGGCCGGGaagagaacccaagttcttcggactcccagaagTGGCtcttcagtaatagtaataattggggtatttattaggctccaaataataattggggtatttaagcgctttctgtgggccagacactgtactaagcgctggggtggatacgacccaatcgactccctgtcccacgtggggctcccagtctccatccccattttccagatgaggtcactgaggcccagggaaatgaagcgactcccccaaggccccacagcaggcaagtggcgggagcgggattagaacccaggcccgggctctagaagccacggggctcagtggaaagagcccgggctggggagtcggaggtcatgagttcgactcccggctctgccacttgtcagccgggtgactgtgggcgagtcacttcacttctctgggcctcagcttcctcatctggaaaatggggatgaagactgggagcctcccgtggggcgacctgatgaccccgtatctcccccagcgcttagaacagtgctcggcacatagtaagcgcttaacaaataccaaacaaaggtcaggggttctaatcccagctccgccacttgtcagccgggtgaccttgggcgagtcgcttcacttctctgggcctcagtttcctcatctggaaaatggggatgaagactgtgagcctcccgtggggcgacctgatgaccccgtatctcccccagcgcttagaacagtgctcggcacatagtcagcgcttaacaaataccaaacaaaggtcaggggttcgaatcccagctccgccacttgtcagccgggtgaccttgggcgagtcgcttcacttctctgggcctcagtttcctcatctggaaaatggggatgaagactgggagcctcccgtggggcgacctgatgaccccgtatctcccccagcgcttagaacagtgctcggcacatagtaagcgcttaacaaataccaaacaaaggtcaggggtttgaatcccagctccgccacttgtcagccgggtgaccttgggcgagtcgcttcacttctctgggcctcagtgacctcatctgtcaaatggggataaagattgtgagcctcacgggggaccccctgatgaccctgtatctccccctgcgcttagaacagtgctcggcacatagtaagcgcttaacaaataccaaacaaaggtcaggggttcgaatcccagctccgccacttgtcagccgggtgaccttgggcgagtcgcttcacttctctgggcctcagttccctcatctgtcaaatgggaatgaagactgtgagcctcccgtgggaccccctgatgaccctggatctcccccagcgcttagaacagggctcggcccagagtcagcgcttaacaaataccaaacaaacaaaggtcaggggttctaatcccagctccgccacttgtcagccgggtgaccttgggcgagtcgcttcacttctctgggcctcagcttcctcatctgtcaaatggggatgaagattgtgagcctcacgggggaccccctgatgaccctgtatctcccccagcgcttagaacagtgctcggcacatagtaagctcttaacaaataccaaaggtcaggggttcgaatcccagctccgccacttgtcagccgggtgaccttgggcgagccgcttcacgtctctgcgcctccgtgacctcctctgcaaaatggggatgcagacggggagccccacgggggaccgcccccccccccccgatgagccggtacccgccccggcgctcagagcggtgctcggcgcgtaggagGCGCCCAGCGCGTTCCCCGGTGACGAGTCCTCGAGTCGGGCcgcgcccgccgggccccgctcaCCGGAGGGAGGCCGCCAGCCGCTGGGCGTGGGGTAGCCGGGGTGCGGCGGGGGCCGCGGCACCGCCATCGGGGGGATCAGCCGCTCCACGAACCGGTAGTCCGACTCCGACTCCACCACGCCGGGGTAGGTCGACGTCGACGCCGCCGGCGGCCCGGGAGCCTCTGAGCGGGGGCCTCCCCCGGGAAGCCCCGGCCCAAAGCCCCGCCGCCCACGCAGGCCTCCTCGCACCCACACCGACGCCAAGGACAACGACCGGGCCATCTCCCGCCGCGCTGCTTGTCGGGACTGAACCACACTCGGGGCAGACGCACGGCCTCCTGCGTCATCACGTccgcgcgggggagggggcgcgggggagggaggggggaagcgcGCATGCGCGGGATCGGAGGGGCCGCCGCCTCCCCTCATTGGCTGGAGGGGGCTGCGCGGTGACGTCATCCCGCAGGGGGACgtgcgcgggggtggggggggcgcttccctctttctctttggcCTCCATCTTGGCTGCGGCAGCGGGAGCCGGGGTTGGTGGGGTTGGGTGattccggggaggggaggggaggggagcggaggggcggcccctttttcctttccttttctttcctttcccttcccctcactcaCCGCCGTCTCTCCCCGCAGTCGCCATCATGCAGCTCTTCGTCCGCGCCCGGGACCTCCACACCCTCCAGGTGACCGGCCAGGAGACCGTCGCCCAGATCAAGGTGATAATcctctttgctaagcgcttcccgccccgagcgctggggtggatgcaagagtggggtatttgttgagcgcctcctCGGCGCCAGGCCCCGTAAGGAGGTGTgtttcccgtcccgtccccccccgggttcccaggcttcatccccattttacagatgaggtcagcgagGCGAGGCCGcacggccgacgaggggcggaggcgggattcgaacccgcgtccTGGGAGTCCCGAGCTCCGGCTCTTGCCCCTCTGCTGCCCCTGGACAccgcccctgccccacgtggggctcccagtcgccacccccattttacagaggaaggagtcGTCATCGTAACAAGgctatttgatgatgatgttggtatttgttaagcgcttactatgtgcccagcactgttctaagcgctgggggtggacacaggggaatcaggtggtcccacgtggggctcccagtcttcatccccattttacagatgagggaactgaggcccagagaagtgaagtgacttgcccaaggtcacgcagcagacaataataataatgttggtatttgttaagcgcttactatgtgccgagcactgttctaagcgctggggtagacagaggggaatcaggttgtcccacgtggggctcccagtcttcatccccattttacagatgaggtcactgaggcccagagaagtgaagtgacttgccctcagtcacacagacaagtggcagagctgggattcgaactcatgacctctgactccagagcccgtgctctttccactgagccacggaggcgcttaccgcgtgcagaccactttcctaagcgctggggtagatacaaggtcatcacgtggggctcccggtcttcatccccgttttccagatgaggtcactgaggcccagagaagtgaagcgactggccccaggtcccccagcagacaagtggcgggagcgggattagaacccccgtcctctgacccccccccccgggcccgtggTCGCGGGTTTCCCTCTCACCTGCCCGTCTTTCTCTCCCCAGGCCCGTGTGGCGTCGTTAGAAGGCATCGCCGCCGAAGACCAGGTCCTGCTGTTGGGAGGGTCTCCCCTGGAAGATGAGGCCATCCTGGCCCAGTGCGGGGTGGAGGCCCTCTGCACCTTGGAAGTCGTCGGCCGCATGCTGGGAGGTAAAACGGGGGAGCCCCGGTGGGCGGGCGGCCCCCCGAGGACCCGGCCTCTTTCATCACCGGGGCCGCGGTGGCGGCACCTTTCGCCAACTGAAAACGCGGAGGGTCAATtcgtggggcagggggcaggtcgGTGAAATGTGGATCGGGAATTCCCAGGCCGATTACtcatcgtgggccgggaacgtcagttatatcgtagtctcccaagcgctcagtacagcgtcccgcgcacggtaagcgctcaataaatgaacacGGTTGACTGACTGGAACCTGAATGACCCGTGAGCCCTTCGGAGAGCTGAAAGCTCAGCTGTGAGGAATGTAGGTCTGCCCGCCAAGGGATCTCTCTGAcatattctccctttcctccccctgctccgcAGGTAAAGTCCATGGTTCTCTGGCCCGTGCCGGCAAAGTGAGAGGCCAGACGCCCAAGGTGAGGCTTCCTatgtaatagttgtggtatttgttgagcgcttcctgtgtgccaagcaccgttcttaagcgctggggtagatacgggttaatcgggttggacaccacagtccctgtcccccacgggactcgccctcttaatccccgtttttcggcTGAGGTGACTGACCCCAGGTAAGCGAAGTCacgtgcccagagtcacccagcagacacgtggcggagctgggattagaacccgcttccTCCTgacgccccggcccgggctctatccgccgagccccgctgcttctacgtGGAattggggacggggggggggacgggtcgTGGAGCGATGGAGCCCCCGGGTTCTAAGCCcgtccccggcccagcctccgtTCTTTCTAGGCGTCTTCCCTCTGGGTTCCGTGGGGGAACGGGGGACGCACGGGACGGAAAGGAGCAAAGCTCGGACCCTGGCGAAGGGTGTCTGAGGGACGACCCGCTCactcttcaccttccctcccaggTGGCCAaacaggaaaagaagaagaagaagacgggGCGCGCTAAGAGGCGGATGCAGTACAACCGGCGTTTCGTCAACGTGGTGCCCACCTTCGGCAAGAAGAAGGGTCCTAATGCCAACTCCTAAATCCCCGGTGGTCCCTTGTCCGTCTGTCCCCAATAAAGTTCTTttcaaacaccccccccccccgttgcctCGCTCTGGCCTTTTGTTTGAGGGCGAGCAGTCTTCCGATTTGGCCGGAAGGGGAATAAGCGCAACAGGGAGTGGGGACAggaaatcggcttggacacggtccctttcccatgtggggctcacagtctcaatccctatttaaaaataatgatgataaaaatggtCTTTaagccatgtgccaagcactggggtagataaaagactatcaggtggtcccacgtggggctcgtagtttgagtccccattttacagatgacctcatctgtaaagtgggatttatTCGTGATGATAATACTGTAatcatggtacttgataagcacttattctgtgccacccttctgagcactgaggtagagattaatcaggttggacgctgacTGTCCAATCAGatgagcttgtatcgaccccagggcttaatacggttCTTGCAcatagtgctagagaagcagcgtggctcagtggaaagagcaggggcctcattgattcaatcatggattgagtgcttactatgtgcagagcgctatgctaagtgcttggaacgtacaatttggcaacagatagagacaatccccggccaacggcgggctcacggtctaaaggggggcttaggtgtcagaggtcatgggttctaatcccggctctgccacctgtcaccttaccacctttgggcaagtcacttgacttctcagtacctctgttacttcatctgtaaaacagggatcaacctgatgaccctgtatctaccccagtgcttagaacggtgcttggcacatagaaagcacttgacaaataccaacatttttattatgaacaaacatcattaaaaagtGAAATAAACCCCAAGCAGACCCCTCCTCTCCGTCCAGGGGaggtctcatttccttttctcccgtgcccttctatgtcacccttacaTTTAGATTTACTCCCTgttgtcacccctccctcagccccccatttccattcactcgtatttattaattacttactgtgggcagagcactgtactaagcgtttgggaaagtaaaatgcaacaataaacaatgacattccctgcccacggcaagctcacagtctagagggaaaagatccgtaattttctttatttgtattaatgtctatcttcaccTCAAGAccctaaggtccttgtgggcagagaacaggtctcccaactctgttccatGGTTCTCTccaacgtgcttagtacagtgctctgcacagagtaaccgctcagtaaataccactggccgaTCGAAGCGAGAAAGgcagaccttcctgcctcctcacctccccacagttgattgtactctcccaggcatttaggacagtgctctgcacatatctgtcattctatttatctatttttgatgctattgatgcctgcctacttgttttgttgtccatctcccgctgtttagactgtgagcccgttgttgggtagggattgtctctgttgccgaattggactttccaagtgcttagtccagtgctctgcacacagtaagcactcagtaaatttgattgaatgaatggatgaagagtAAGGGAAGTGTTCTTCccttactcttcattcattcaatacatacaataaatagaatagactgcgagctcactgtgggcaggaatgtgtctgttaaaaaccgctgagctccttatctttcctcccaaaccctgtcctctccctgactttcccatcccccccggacggtaccaccatccttcccgtctcacaggcccgcaaccagGGTGTCGTCCTCGGCtccgctctctccttcaccccacgcatccaatccgtcaccaagacctcaccttcacgatatcgccaagatccgccttttcctctcctccaaacggCAACCGTGCGGGtccaagctctcatcatatcccggcgggattattgtgtcagcctcctctcggatctcccatcctcccgtctctattgtccagtctattcttcattccgctgccccaaTTACCTTCCTCCAGAACCGCTCTgggcctgtccctcccctcctcagaaacctccagtggttgcctatcgaccttcacatgaagcaaaaactcctcactctaggcttcgaggctctccgtcacctcgccccttcctacctctcctcccttctctctttctaccgcccaccccgcacgctccgctcctccgccgcccgcctcctcgccgtcccccgatctcgcctatcccgccgtcgacccccggcccacgtcctcccgctgtcccggaacgccctccctcctcacctccgccaaactcgctctcttcccctcttcaaagccctactgagagctcacctcctccaggaggccttcccagcctgagccctccctttccttctgctcctcctccccaccctctgctctttccccttcccctcagccctgtgctcatttgtatatattatttattaccctatttattttgttaatgaggtgtccatccccttcgttctatttatcttgatgatgtcttgtttttgttttgttctgctttgtttgctgtttcccccgattagactgtaaacccgtcattgggcagggatggtctctctctgttgcccaattgtccgttccaagcgctcagtgcagtgctctgcgcgtagtaagcgctcaataaatacgagtgaatgaatgctaaagtgtactttcccaaacgctcagtacagcgctctgcacacagtaagcgctcagtaaatgtgattgacggCAATGTACCCTCACAcccttagtggcgagagccctgccttgggagtcagaggtcgtgggttctaatcccggcaccgccacttgtcagctgtgactttgcgcacgtcactttacttctctgggcctcagttccctcatctgtcaaatggggatgaagcctgggagcctcacatgggacaagctgctcttccccttctcccgtcccatcccctctcagcaccgtactcgtccctcCCAACTGTttatatcttcgttaccctatttgttaatgaaatgtacatcgccttgattctatttatttgctattgttttaatgagacgttcttcccctcgattctatttattgccattgttcttgtctgaccgtctcccccgattagaccgtgagcccgtcaaagggcagggaccgtctctctctgttaccgatttgtccattccaagcgcttagtccagtgctctgcacctagtaagcgctcaataaatactattgaatgaatgaatgacgatcctgtatctccccctgtgcttagaacggtgctctgcacctagcaagcgcttaacaaataccaacgttatcattagtgtgactcagtggaaagagcccaggcttgggagtcagaggtcatgagttcgaatcccgactctgccccttgtcagctgggggaccgtgggcaagtcacttcacttctctgggcctcagatccctcatttggaaaatggggatgaagactgggagcctcacgtgggaccccctgatgaccttggatccgccccagcgcttagaacagtgctcggcccctagtaagcgcctaacaaataccaacattattgttattattatcctctaggcctcagtgccctcctctggaaagtggggatgtgggcgggggggggacaacctcatcacctcgtatccccccagcgcttacaacagtgctcggcccatagtaagcgcttcacagcgtggctcagtggaaagagcctgggctttggagtcagggctcatgagttcgaatcccagctcggccacttgtcggctgggtgactgggggcgagtcacttcacttctctgggcctcagttccctcatctggaaaatggggatgaagactgggagccccacgtgggaccagctgattcccccgtgtctacccccagcgcttagaacagtgctgggcacctagtaagcgcttaacaaataccaacattattattattaaataccataataataacgatttaaAAAAACGCGGGTTAGTAAGAAGAGGGCGGAGGAAAAAAAAGTGGGCGGAGGCCTCGGCCTTGTCGCTCCTCAGCCTGAGGGGGCACGTGGGTGACGTCACCCTCCctcggcgaggggggcggggcgcgccGCGCGGGAGCCGGAAGTGACGTCCGAGGGCGGCGAGGGGCGGCCTCGCGCCGCCCACCGGaagcgccctcccccccccgtcccgtgcccgtcccccgtcccccgtcccccccccggggcgggagCGAAGCGGCGGGTCCGGTCCCGGCGATGGAGGACGCGGGGCCGTGCTCGCTGTGCCCCGCCGGGCGGGCGCGCTACACCTGCCCGCGCTGCAACGTGCCCTACTGCTCGCTGCCCTGCTACCGGGCCCACGGCGCCTGCGCGGAGGCCTTCTACCGCCGGCAGGTCATGGGCGAGCTGCGGGGCCGCGTCGCTTCCCCGGGCCGCCTGGCGGGGGCGCTGCGGCGCCTGCGCGAGCAGCGTGGGGGCCACGACGGCCACCACGACGACGACCATCACGACGACCACCACGACGACCACCACGACGCCCCCGCCGAGGCGGGCCCGGCCGAGCGTGCGGCCTTGGAGCGGCTGCTGCGCCGGGGCGAGGCGGGCCGCCTGCTGCCCCCGTGGCGGCCctggtggcggggcgggggcccggcgccGCCCGTCCCGCCCTCCATCCCGGCCCTGGCGCGGCTCAGCCGGACCCCGCCCTCGCCCCTGCTGCGCTTCCAGCTGCCCAACGTGCTGTTCGCCTACGCGCACGCCCTGGCGCTCTACCACGGCGCcatggacgacgacgacgacctgCTCCCCGAGCTGTGCGCC
This portion of the Ornithorhynchus anatinus isolate Pmale09 chromosome 3, mOrnAna1.pri.v4, whole genome shotgun sequence genome encodes:
- the FAU gene encoding ubiquitin-like protein fubi and ribosomal protein S30 yields the protein MQLFVRARDLHTLQVTGQETVAQIKARVASLEGIAAEDQVLLLGGSPLEDEAILAQCGVEALCTLEVVGRMLGGKVHGSLARAGKVRGQTPKVAKQEKKKKKTGRAKRRMQYNRRFVNVVPTFGKKKGPNANS
- the MRPL49 gene encoding 39S ribosomal protein L49, mitochondrial, encoding MARSLSLASVWVRGGLRGRRGFGPGLPGGGPRSEAPGPPAASTSTYPGVVESESDYRFVERLIPPMAVPRPPPHPGYPTPSGWRPPSDPPPDLPYFIRRSRMHNVPVYTDVTHGNRQMTVIRKVEGDIWALQRDVEEFLSPLMGKTPVTQVNEMTGTLRIKGFWDQQLKDWLLEKGF
- the ZNHIT2 gene encoding zinc finger HIT domain-containing protein 2, which codes for MEDAGPCSLCPAGRARYTCPRCNVPYCSLPCYRAHGACAEAFYRRQVMGELRGRVASPGRLAGALRRLREQRGGHDGHHDDDHHDDHHDDHHDAPAEAGPAERAALERLLRRGEAGRLLPPWRPWWRGGGPAPPVPPSIPALARLSRTPPSPLLRFQLPNVLFAYAHALALYHGAMDDDDDLLPELCATVLAVSGALGARRVFASAAEALRAAGRALEAGGPPAGPLGAAGSEREAARLLLGGDGAGRKDHALAALAHLGRALGRARRLVPGADGRERLYRARKKCRFLLSWTNENEEALAPLARECLRARRERAAAEEEAAALAGELERLWGGPTPPPPKTLVEELG